Proteins encoded in a region of the Phoenix dactylifera cultivar Barhee BC4 chromosome 3, palm_55x_up_171113_PBpolish2nd_filt_p, whole genome shotgun sequence genome:
- the LOC103704170 gene encoding ribonuclease II, chloroplastic/mitochondrial → MKSPMATRAMSGCSLFRSSAYCPPLSAFLSLRFFQPRPSTLCGSLRLGHQTPRFRLDGVVFRYDGSGRSRFAHSLVDSVMEELAEIRASRRSRASIKMGLPSSKELFELKLEKRTLQKGLLLEFRKDTQKLLLAVVQKPDGKKNWMVYDQNGTLSSIKPQQVTYVVPGIEDFDHTKIADFVQNAQDLLDPSILECAWVELLENNKSVTAEELAEIIYGSRDPLESYCAHHLLSRDDIYFNTMETKGFCSVYEPRPTIQVEELLHRKLVKEACEKELEEFVQLLMSAKEMPPRSKPPKSSWKIEEKVKRRIEALEAYAIDSCRNEEQKKTAGNILKAMGLSRTSSAAVNLLIDIGYFPVHVNLDLLKFNIHTDYSDEVLSAAEKLLMPSSDPDENNRKDLTFLKVYAIDVDEADELDDALSATRLPDGRIKVWIHVADPSCLVEPQSIIDREAMRRGTSIFLPTATFPMFPEKLAMDGMSLQQGKLCKAVSVSVTLHEDGSIAEYTVDNSVIRPTYMLTYESASELLHLNLEEETELRILCEAASLRSQWRRHQGAIDTAMIEPRIKVTNPEDPEPSLSLYVEDQSDPAMRLVSEMMILCGEVIASFGSCNNIPLPYRGQPQSNISVSAFDHLPEGPVRSSAYVRIMRAAEMDFRNPIRHGVLGVPGYVQFTSPIRRYGDLLAHYQVKAFLRGEPIPFSAGELEGMVCLVNMHARVAKRLYSSSLRYWLLEYLRRQPRERKFHALILRFIKDRMAALLLTEVGIQASAIVSVGKQIGDEIVVVVEEAHPRDDVLFIKEI, encoded by the exons ATGAAATCGCCCATGGCGACCAGAGCCATGAGCGGCTGCTCCCTCTTCCGCTCCTCCGCTTATTGCCCTCCGCTCTCCGCGTTCCTTTCCCTCCGTTTCTTCCAACCTCGCCCGTCCACTCTCTGCGGAAGCCTCCGATTGGGGCATCAAACTCCAAGATTTAGGTTGGATGGTGTCGTCTTCCGGTATGATGGAAGTGGCCGAAGCCGCTTCGCCCACAGTCTCGTCGACTCCGTCATGGAGGAGTTGGCAGAGATTCGCGCCAGTAGGCGAAGTCGTGCGTCTATCAA AATGGGATTACCCAGCAGTAAGGAGTTATTTGAACTGAAACTTGAAAAAAGAACCTTGCAGAAAGGACTGCTGCTCGAATTTCGAAAAGATACCCAAAAATTATTGCTAGCAGTTGTGCAAAAGCCTGATGGGAAGAAAAATTGGATGGTGTATGATCAG AATGGTACTCTATCCTCTATAAAGCCCCAGCAAGTTACATATGTGGTGCCTGGTATCGAAGATTTTGACCATACAAAAATTGCTGATTTCGTTCAAAATGCTCAGGATCTCTTG GATCCATCGATCTTGGAGTGTGCTTGGGTGGAGCTTTTGGAAAATAACAAGTCAGTGACAGCTGAGGAACTAGCAGAG ATAATATACGGTAGCAGGGATCCTCTTGAAAGCTATTGTGCCCATCatttgttgtcaagagatgaCATATATTTTAACACAATGGAGACAAAAGGATTTTGTTCTGTTTATGAGCCTCGACCTACTATTCAG GTGGAGGAACTTTTACACAGGAAGCTTGTCAAGGAAGCATGTGAGAAGGAACTTGAAGAATTTGTCCAGTTACTGATGTCTGCAAAGGAAATGCCTCCACGCTCTAAACCTCCTAAAAGTTCATGGAAGATAGAAGAAAAGGTCAAGAGGAGGATTGAGGCTCTCGAGGCATATGCTATAGATTCATGCAGGAACGAGGAACAGAAGAAAACAGCTGGAAAT ATACTCAAGGCAATGGGACTATCAAGAACATCATCTGCTGCAGTGAACCTTCTTATAGATATTGGATATTTCCCTGTTCATGTCAATCTTGATCTCTTAAAGTTCAACATCCATACGGACTATAGTGATGAAGTTTTGTCAGCTGCTGAAAAACTTTTGATGCCCTCTTCTGATCCTGATGAG AACAACAGGAAAGATCTTACATTTTTGAAAGTCTATGCAATTGATGTGGACGAGGCTGACGAG CTTGATGATGCACTAAGTGCAACTAGGCTGCCTGATGGTCGGATAAAAGTCTGGATTCATGTTGCTGATCCTTCTTGCTTGGTTGAACCTCAGAGCATAATTGACAG GGAAGCAATGCGAAGAGGAACCTCGATATTTTTGCCTACTGCCACATTTCCAATGTTTCCGGAAAAGCTTGCTATGGATGGTATGAGCTTGCAACAAGGAAAACTTTGCAAAGCTGTCAGTGTATCTGTCACACTGCACGAAGATGGCAG TATTGCAGAATACACAGTAGACAACTCGGTCATTAGACCCACCTACATGTTGACATATGAGAGTGCATCTGAGTTGCTTCACTTGAACCTGGAAGAGGAGACCGAATTGAGGATTCTATGTGAAGCCGCTTCCCTCCGATCACAATGGCGTCGTCACCAG GGTGCAATAGACACAGCCATGATAGAACCACGCATCAAGGTGACCAATCCTGAAGATCCTGAACCATCTCTAAGTCTCTATGTCGAAGACCAATCAGACCCTGCAATGCGACTTGTCTCTGAAATGATGATACTCTGTGGGGAGGTTATAGCCTCCTTTGGTTCCTGCAACAATATACCTTTGCCTTACAGAGGGCAACCCCAATCAAATATCTCAGTTTCAGCTTTTGATCATCTTCCTGAAGGACCTGTCAGGAGTTCTGCTTATGTTAGAATAATGCGTGCTGCAGAAATGGATTTTAGAAATCCTATACGCCACGGTGTTCTGGGTGTTCCTGGTTATGTACAGTTTACATCTCCCATACGCAGATATGGTGATCTGCTAGCCCACTATCAG gtGAAAGCTTTTCTTAGAGGAGAACCTATACCATTTTCAGCTGGTGAATTGGAAGGAATGGTGTGTCTCGTGAACATGCATGCTAGAGTAGCAAAGAGGCTCTACAGCAGCAGTCTAAGATATTGGTTGTTGGAGTATTTGAGAAGACAGCCAAGGGAAAGAAAGTTCCATGCATTGATCCTTCGGTTCATCAAGGATCGGATGGCTGCCTTGCTTCTTACAGAG GTAGGGATTCAAGCTTCTGCGATTGTTTCAGTTGGAAAACAGATTGGGGATGAAATAGTTGTTGTTGTTGAGGAAGCTCATCCCCGTGATGATGTCCTCTTTATTAAGGAAATATAA
- the LOC103704169 gene encoding RHOMBOID-like protein 2: MVPQGEGNSTIHPLEANTIAPPPPREQPELRPFRRWAPWLVSVFVVANVVMFLVTMYVNNCPKNSPRPCVASFLGWFAFNSLRENPLFGPSSSTLEKMGALVVTKVVKEHQGWRLITCIWLHAGVIHLLANMLCLLLIGVRLEQEFGFVRIGSLYVMSGFGGSVLSALFIQSRISVGASGALFGLLGGMLSELITNWTIYTNKFTALLTLIFIIAINLAVGLLPFVDNFAHIGGFISGFLLGFVFLIRPQFGWISQKNVPPGYHTGSLKRKHKIYQYILWIIAAIFLIVGFIVGLIMLFRGVNANDHCSWCHYLSCVPTSKWSCKSSAICFSAQDENGLNLTCQSYGRNLTYFFPSSSETRINELCDQLCS, translated from the exons ATGGTGCCACAGGGGGAGGGGAACAGCACCATCCATCCACTGGAGGCGAATACGATCGCTCCGCCACCGCCGCGGGAGCAACCAGAGCTGCGGCCGTTCCGCCGTTGGGCGCCGTGGCTGGTGTCAGTGTTCGTCGTCGCGAACGTTGTCATGTTTCTCGTCACGATGTACGTCAACAATTGCCCGAAGAATTCGCCCAGGCCCTGCGTCGCTTCCTTCCTCGGGTGGTTCGCGTTCAATTCCCTCAGGGAGAATCCACTCTTCGGCCCTTCCTCATCTAc GCTAGAGAAGATGGGTGCTCTAGTTGTGACTAAAGTGGTTAAAGAACACCAAGGATGGCGCTTGATCACTTGCATTTGGCTGCATGCCGGAGTCATCCATTTACTTGCCAACATGTTGTGCTTGCTTTTAATTGGAGTTCGACTTGAACAAGAATTTGGGTTTG TGAGAATTGGCTCGCTATATGTTATGTCTGGGTTTGGTGGGAGCGTACTTTCTGCTCTCTTTATCCAATCAAGGATCTCAGTCGGCGCCTCTGGTGCACTTTTTGGGTTACTTGGAGGCATGCTTTCTGAGCTTATAACCAATTGGACAATCTACACAAATAAG TTTACAGCATTGTTGACCCTCATATTCATCATTGCAATTAACTTAGCTGTGGGACTCCTCCCGTTCGTGGACAACTTTGCTCATATTGGAGGATTTATTTCAGGGTTCCTTCTTGGATTTGTGTTTCTTATTCGCCCTCAATTTGGGTGGATTAGCCAAAAGAATGTTCCTCCTGGATATCACACAGGATCACTCAAACGCAAGCACAAGATCTATCAGTATATACTGTGGATCATTGCTGCCATATTTCTAATTGTTGG GTTCATTGTTGGCCTAATTATGCTGTTTCGAGGGGTCAATGCAAATGACCATTGCTCCTGGTGCCATTATCTAAGTTGTGTCCCTACTTCAAAATGGAGCTGCAAGTCATCAGCCATCTGCTTT TCAGCTCAAGATGAAAATGGTTTGAATTTGACATGCCAAAGTTATGGAAGAAACCTAACCTATTTCTTTCCTAGTTCAAGTGAAACTCGGATAAACGAACTGTGCGACCAGCTTTGCAGTTGA